A DNA window from Odocoileus virginianus isolate 20LAN1187 ecotype Illinois unplaced genomic scaffold, Ovbor_1.2 Unplaced_Contig_2, whole genome shotgun sequence contains the following coding sequences:
- the RTP3 gene encoding receptor-transporting protein 3, whose product MDLDMKVWKRVFQELIREVKPWHTWQLTLEKSLLPNILKPGWAQYQQWTFAWFQCSLCSRNWASAQVQVLFHMHWSKGESRGQVKMRVFAQRCQKCSQPSFEVPQFTEENISRILNNLVLQILKKCYREGIKFVKSPMIKDAALKGPHNSDNCEACLQGFCVQNDVGLAVQSPIALSFPTISSPTLGITAEMPSPMSGSTRGEAVKKKKVLPRSWFPEPTPAESLPTAWSPRTNTSFQRERRDHDSSCDQSFYSHPAQHHRSTGMRCCCFILILIVIIIIQPQPAGCSLRGNLYNYFILQN is encoded by the exons ATGGATCTGGACATGAAGGTGTGGAAGAGAGTGTTCCAGGAATTAATTCGGGAGGTGAAGCCGTGGCACACATGGCAACTCACACTGGAAAAAAGCCTTCTTCCTAACATCCTGAAGCCAGGGTGGGCACAATACCAGCAGTGGACCTTCGCCTG GTTCCAGTGCTCCCTGTGCTCTCGAAATTGGGCCTCCGCCCAAGTTCAGGTCCTTTTCCACATGCACTGGAGTAAGGGGGAATCCAGGGGGCAGGTGAAGATGAGAGTCTTTGCCCAGAGATGTCAGAAGTGCTCCCAGCCTTCGTTTGAGGTTCCCCAGTTCACAGAAGAGAACATCTCAAGGATCCTGAACAACCTGGTGTTGCAAATTCTGAAGAAATGCTATAGAGAAGGAATTAAGTTCGTGAAGAGTCCTATGATCAAGGACGCTGCTCTCAAAGGGCCACATAACAGTGACAACTGTGAGGCTTGTCTGCAGGGCTTTTGTGTCCAGAATGATGTAGGTCTGGCCGTGCAGTCCCCTATAGCCCTGTCATTTCCCACAATAAGCTCACCCACCCTCGGGATCACTGCTGAAATGCCTTCTCCCATGAGTGGGAGCACCAGAGGGGAGgcagtgaagaaaaagaaggtaTTACCCAGATCGTGGTTTCCTGAGCCCACACCAGCTGAGAGCCTCCCTACTGCCTGGAGCCCAAGAACAAACACCAGTTtccagagggagagaagagaccaTGATTCCTCCTGCGATCAGAGCTTCTATTCCCACCCAGCCCAGCATCACAGGAGCACAGGCATGCGTTGCTGCTGTTTTATCCTAATTTTAATTGTAATTATAATCatccag CCCCAGCCTGCAGGCTGCTCCCTCCGGGGCAATCTCTACAACtacttcattttgcaaaactga